In the genome of Amphiura filiformis chromosome 4, Afil_fr2py, whole genome shotgun sequence, one region contains:
- the LOC140150158 gene encoding uncharacterized protein, with amino-acid sequence MESDVPRFYGLIKIHKAEAPLRPIVSSIGAVTYNLARFVADIISPLIGKTEHHIVNSQAFVNQIKDLKVEPDESIVSFDVSALFTSIPVKEALVVVRSLLENDETWKVGTAEDLEVDDIINLLNFYLSTTYFVFREKYYQQKDGCAMGSPCSPLVANAYMEYFEKRALSSAPHPPRMWVRYVDDTFCVIKTSHVDEFTDHINSQDNNIKFTREEEEDGQLPFLDTLIVRASDGSVKVKIFRKPTHTDQYLSFASHHPLEHKLSVIKTLLYRSEIVTDPEDRAEEIEHVKGALRNCGFRYWTFFRAQEKREKSASQDEPDSETSRGFTITLPYLEGTSEQLRRAFKTAGVPTAFKPYRTLRQTLVSPKDKVDKLKQSGTVYEISCSDCDAMYIGETGRKLEKRLSEHKSKAAGSKSAVHEHISRSKNTQQIDWDNVNVLEKEPKEFSRRVLEAIHIRKKGPS; translated from the exons atggaat CTGATGTTCCCAGATTTTATGGTCTCATAAAGATACATAAAGCCGAGGCACCGTTAAGACCCATCGTGTCAAGCATCGGTGCTGTGACCTATAATCTTGCGAGATTTGTTGCGGACATTATATCACCCTTGATAGGAAAAACGGAACATCACATCGTTAATTCTCAGGCCTTTGTTAACCAGATCAAAGACTTAAAAGTAGAGCCTGATGAGTCCATAGTGTCCTTTGACGTGTCGGCATTGTTCACTTCTATCCCGGTGAAAGAAGCTCTCGTCGTCGTTCGCAGTTTGTTGGAAAATGACGAAACCTGGAAAGTAGGGACAGCGGAAGATCTAGAGGTGGACGACATCATCAATCTCTTGAACTTTTACTTGAGCACGACATATTTTGTGTTCAGAGAGAAATACTACCAGCAGAAGGATGGATGCGCAATGGGCAGTCCTTGCAGTCCGCTGGTGGCCAACGCGTATATGGAGTATTTTGAAAAGCGAGCTTTGTCATCCGCTCCTCATCCACCACGCATGTGGGTTCGCTATGTCGACGACACATTCTGCGTTATAAAAACTTCGCACGTGGATGAATTTACAGATCACATAAATTCGCAAGATAATAACATTAAGTTCACcagagaggaagaggaagacgggCAACTTCCTTTCCTAGACACTCTGATCGTACGGGCTAGCGATGGCAGTGTGAAGGTCAAGATCTTTAGAAAACCAACTCACACTGACCAGTATTTAAGTTTCGCTTCCCATCACCCACTGGAGCACAAATTAAGTGTGATCAAGACATTGCTTTATAGGAGTGAAATTGTTACGGATCCGGAGGATAGagctgaggaaattgaacacgtaAAAGGAGCGCTCCGAAACTGCGGTTTTCGCTACTGGACCTTTTTCAGAGCCCAGGAGAAGCGTGAAAAATCAGCTTCACAGGACGAACCGGATAGTGAAACTTCCAGGGGGTTCACAATAACTTTACCCTACTTGGAAGGAACTTCGGAGCAGCTTCGCCGAGCATTCAAAACAGCAGGTGTTCCCACAGCCTTTAAACCATACCGCACACTCCGGCAAACACTTGTGTCACCGAAAGATAAAGTAGACAAATTAAAACAGTCAGGGACCGTCTACGAAATCTCCTGTTCAGACTGTGATGCTATGTACATTGGTGAAACAGGTAGAAAGTTGGAAAAACGGCTATCTGAACATAAATCAAAGGCTGCCGGTTCCAAATCTGCTGTACATGAGCATATTTCCAGGAGCAAAAACACCCAGCAAATAGACTGGGACAACGTAAATGTGCTGGAAAAAGAACCCAAAGAATTTTCCAGAAGGGTCCTAGAAGCCATACACATCAGGAAAAAAGGACCCAGTTAA